In Candidatus Wallbacteria bacterium, a single window of DNA contains:
- a CDS encoding CvpA family protein encodes MTSMLDYFLLFVSLLTIVTGLIRGFIKEIFSLVYLVFLIFLFPKIAARLSIFSNRFQSYPVYLLSVFIACFAIFFLIEFAVSRFLKDSKGTFSDRIAGGMLGFIKVCGLFFLLAIFSEMNMPPLTMLDNSKIIHSFKESTGRGINYSAYQDKLFDLMQNNMEKLVTSSLRSTGEAVSAETDQLSQTAEVRKIKTIEDLQSSFHGSAKLNELFSDPEVQEKVQKKDIQGLLSAKKFKELSEDQEFCNELKELMKNTDLKSLMRDMQRIQKENEPK; translated from the coding sequence ATGACGAGCATGCTTGATTATTTCCTTCTCTTTGTCTCGCTGCTTACGATAGTGACGGGTCTGATCAGGGGATTCATCAAAGAGATTTTTTCCCTTGTCTACCTGGTCTTCCTGATCTTTCTGTTCCCGAAAATAGCGGCCAGACTCTCGATTTTCTCGAACAGATTCCAGAGTTACCCTGTCTACCTGCTCTCTGTATTCATTGCCTGTTTCGCAATTTTCTTTCTGATCGAATTCGCGGTTTCCAGATTTCTCAAGGATTCCAAGGGCACTTTTTCAGACCGCATCGCCGGGGGGATGCTTGGATTCATCAAGGTCTGCGGCCTGTTTTTCCTGCTCGCGATTTTTTCGGAAATGAACATGCCTCCATTGACCATGCTCGACAATTCCAAGATCATCCACTCATTCAAGGAGTCAACAGGGCGCGGGATCAATTATTCAGCATACCAGGATAAGCTCTTCGATCTGATGCAGAACAACATGGAAAAGCTTGTGACCTCCAGCCTCCGCTCTACAGGGGAAGCGGTTTCTGCAGAAACTGATCAACTCTCACAGACAGCGGAAGTCAGAAAAATAAAGACCATTGAGGACCTGCAATCCAGTTTCCACGGCAGTGCAAAACTCAACGAACTTTTCTCAGACCCTGAAGTGCAGGAAAAAGTCCAGAAAAAGGACATTCAGGGGCTGCTCTCAGCGAAAAAGTTCAAAGAGCTCTCAGAAGACCAGGAATTCTGCAATGAGTTGAAGGAGCTGATGAAAAACACGGATTTAAAGTCCCTGATGCGCGACATGCAGAGAATTCAGAAAGAAAACGAACCCAAATGA
- a CDS encoding isoaspartyl peptidase/L-asparaginase family protein has protein sequence MNPVIIVHGGAGKVLVKKATVNGVRKASTAGYEVMLGGGSALDAVEAAVKVLENAAQFNAGYGSYPTLAGTVQNDAAIMDSELHCGAVAGIVGIKNPISFARKIMDRTDHVLFVGEQAGRLADIWKLKRANLLSPRRKARWEKAIRDLKAGKQVSAYFKNLHKFLDKYGIEPHGTVGAVARDKNGLLAAATSTGGIFLQLPGRVGDTPVIGCGNFADKWGACSATGHGEGIIRLTLTKMCVMQMEFLNAKQALRKAMERANELDVKCGVIGIDHKGNLGYEFNTVGMSFAYFDKSGKIYSYGDTNKT, from the coding sequence ATGAACCCAGTGATCATCGTGCATGGCGGGGCAGGGAAAGTTTTAGTGAAAAAAGCCACTGTGAACGGGGTGCGCAAGGCATCCACTGCCGGGTATGAGGTGATGCTCGGCGGAGGGTCGGCCTTAGACGCTGTGGAAGCTGCAGTGAAAGTACTGGAAAATGCGGCACAGTTCAATGCTGGTTACGGTTCATACCCGACTCTTGCAGGCACTGTGCAGAACGACGCAGCGATCATGGATTCTGAGCTGCACTGCGGAGCTGTGGCCGGGATCGTAGGCATCAAAAACCCGATCAGTTTTGCCAGAAAAATCATGGACCGCACAGATCATGTGCTGTTTGTGGGCGAGCAGGCAGGAAGGCTTGCAGACATCTGGAAATTGAAGCGGGCTAATCTTTTGTCTCCACGCCGCAAGGCCCGCTGGGAAAAAGCGATCCGCGATCTGAAAGCAGGGAAACAGGTCTCAGCCTATTTCAAGAATCTTCACAAATTCCTCGATAAATACGGCATCGAACCGCACGGCACAGTCGGAGCTGTAGCCAGGGACAAAAACGGCCTGCTCGCAGCCGCCACTTCCACAGGCGGGATTTTCCTGCAGCTGCCCGGCAGGGTGGGCGATACGCCTGTGATCGGCTGCGGCAATTTCGCTGATAAATGGGGTGCCTGCTCAGCCACAGGACACGGCGAAGGCATCATCAGGCTTACTCTCACCAAGATGTGCGTGATGCAGATGGAATTTCTGAACGCGAAGCAAGCCCTGCGGAAAGCCATGGAGCGCGCCAATGAACTGGACGTAAAGTGCGGAGTGATCGGGATTGACCATAAAGGTAATCTGGGTTATGAATTCAACACAGTGGGCATGAGTTTCGCTTATTTCGACAAATCAGGTAAAATTTATTCTTATGGAGACACTAACAAAACTTGA
- a CDS encoding site-specific DNA-methyltransferase, producing the protein MDKIGSSQSFKPSFYSEYGHMFQGDCLEILPTLPSESVDLVFADPPFNLKKQYPSKINDDLKATEYLSWCEKWLSECIRVLKFGGSLFVWNIPRWNTYISGFLNQRMTFRHWISVDIKYSLPINGRLYPSHYSLLYYCKGAKPKVFHPDRLPMETCPKCAFDLHDYGGYKDKMNPKGINLSDVWYDIPPVRHSKYKKRQGANELSIKLLDRIIEMASNEDDVVLDPFGGAGTTYIVAEIKKRQWIGCEIGPIEVIEERFKKISEDRELLTKIRKKCNVLFTDESYRTRKKNGFWTCESVRERKKAEIEAQEKQLALL; encoded by the coding sequence ATGGATAAAATTGGCTCATCACAGAGCTTCAAACCTTCTTTTTACTCCGAATACGGGCATATGTTTCAAGGCGATTGCCTGGAAATTCTACCAACGCTACCATCGGAAAGCGTGGATCTGGTATTTGCTGATCCTCCTTTTAACCTGAAAAAACAATATCCTTCAAAGATTAACGACGATCTGAAAGCCACCGAGTATCTGTCCTGGTGTGAAAAATGGTTGAGTGAATGCATCAGAGTTCTTAAATTCGGAGGCAGCTTGTTCGTCTGGAACATTCCCAGATGGAATACTTACATCTCCGGTTTCTTAAACCAAAGGATGACTTTCCGCCACTGGATTTCAGTTGACATCAAGTATTCGCTGCCGATAAACGGACGCCTGTATCCTTCCCATTACTCTTTGCTTTATTATTGCAAAGGTGCAAAACCCAAAGTCTTTCACCCTGACCGCCTGCCAATGGAAACCTGCCCCAAATGTGCCTTTGACCTGCATGATTATGGTGGCTACAAGGATAAAATGAACCCGAAGGGCATCAATCTGTCCGATGTCTGGTACGACATACCACCAGTCAGGCATTCCAAGTATAAAAAGCGGCAGGGTGCAAATGAATTGTCAATCAAGCTTCTTGACCGGATCATTGAAATGGCTTCAAACGAAGATGATGTAGTATTAGACCCATTTGGCGGTGCAGGCACTACCTACATTGTTGCAGAAATCAAGAAAAGGCAATGGATAGGATGTGAAATCGGCCCGATTGAAGTAATCGAAGAACGTTTCAAGAAAATCAGCGAAGATCGTGAACTTCTAACTAAAATTCGGAAAAAATGTAATGTTTTGTTCACTGATGAATCATACCGGACACGGAAGAAGAATGGATTCTGGACGTGCGAATCGGTTCGAGAAAGAAAAAAAGCTGAAATAGAGGCTCAAGAAAAGCAATTGGCTTTATTGTGA
- a CDS encoding helix-turn-helix transcriptional regulator, protein MKPEKAFGIVLRGKRKKSGISQEKLAQDSGLDRTYISLLERGLRQPTLKTMISISKALELDLLSLISEVLKVINED, encoded by the coding sequence TTGAAACCTGAAAAAGCATTCGGCATCGTTCTTAGGGGAAAAAGGAAAAAATCCGGGATTTCTCAGGAAAAACTCGCTCAGGACAGCGGGTTGGACAGAACCTATATTTCATTACTGGAACGTGGATTGAGACAGCCAACCCTGAAAACAATGATCTCCATTTCCAAAGCGCTGGAACTTGACCTGCTTTCCTTAATTTCTGAGGTCTTAAAGGTAATTAATGAAGATTAA
- a CDS encoding restriction endonuclease, giving the protein MKIKKVKYLLKKGEFHKSEEFNSLMIEIKTAITAVSWHEADIFVINPTKMGNGVKPIKNACMSMLKDYGWKLEGRMPISSEESPGPVDAVKKVSNEKLFALEWETGNISSTHRALNKMALGLLNDKLVCGILVLPSKKFYRFLTDRVGNYDEIEPYFPIWKKLKIKSGVLGIIEIEFDGTSKNAPLIPKGTDGRALR; this is encoded by the coding sequence ATGAAGATTAAAAAAGTTAAATATCTTTTGAAAAAAGGCGAGTTCCATAAATCCGAAGAGTTTAATTCTCTGATGATTGAAATCAAGACCGCCATCACTGCGGTGTCATGGCATGAAGCCGATATCTTCGTTATTAACCCTACAAAAATGGGAAACGGCGTTAAACCAATAAAAAATGCCTGCATGTCCATGCTTAAGGACTATGGCTGGAAACTGGAAGGACGGATGCCGATTTCCTCAGAGGAAAGTCCTGGCCCAGTTGATGCTGTTAAAAAAGTTTCAAACGAAAAATTGTTCGCTTTGGAATGGGAAACCGGCAATATTTCCTCAACACATCGCGCATTGAACAAAATGGCTCTGGGTTTGCTGAACGATAAGCTTGTCTGTGGGATTTTAGTTTTGCCATCGAAAAAATTCTATCGTTTTCTAACTGATCGAGTCGGAAATTATGACGAAATCGAACCATATTTTCCAATCTGGAAAAAGCTTAAGATAAAAAGCGGCGTACTCGGCATAATCGAGATAGAGTTTGATGGTACTTCAAAGAACGCTCCATTGATCCCGAAAGGGACTGATGGAAGAGCATTGAGATAA
- a CDS encoding ankyrin repeat domain-containing protein: protein MLKFRNLGFKRFFIKSALILLILSFAIAPFIRIKFEKYEYFKRFVISFGESKIFFYLNSNRFPYGEFRTVEKVRKDCIANMRTMESGLEMYYMQNKKFLEKMNDLQPYICGSKLPSCPDKGEYCLRYSSDYNFCLYCSRHGTISKPLAAPVESSPIITSIAGRKITTSGDSLDLDGILSLIQNKERLEIPDLDGNTPLLISIAAGLSSITNALLSAEVSLSTKNNSGVSAIGAALSFQNFDSLCALIDYNALITGYTEEVIYMLSKNGLIKQLQMLLENGISPNLTLPSDRSKQYWKTTVKILNYEHVNLLLTPNIEYDSVPPISAAAKNLQKETLLLLLDHGADPNFPDITGATPLDVALKSLRSFNNEDNRNTALEIIRILSTVGSTIKTVDNSVWGNDLDYALRCAPEECCEYLYSIGATPKRFRGNDPSALMVVAERGFCKLAKFLLVDEQVDKTDFSGNTALHHSLFEDYSRNKIQMLNFLLERGADINKINADGLTPLMYASKHSTLEVIEFLIKKGSAVNSTDNEGKTALFYACENYRNYGQIIDLLVANGISKEARDRTGRTALGYIKTYESYRDSDKRKIMDKLKQAGVPE, encoded by the coding sequence ATGCTCAAATTCAGGAATCTCGGTTTTAAGAGATTTTTTATAAAGTCCGCACTGATTCTCTTGATCTTATCATTTGCCATCGCTCCGTTTATAAGGATTAAATTTGAAAAATATGAGTATTTCAAAAGGTTTGTTATTAGTTTCGGAGAAAGTAAAATCTTTTTCTACCTGAATTCAAACCGTTTCCCATACGGAGAATTCAGAACAGTCGAAAAAGTCAGAAAAGACTGCATTGCTAACATGCGCACAATGGAAAGCGGTTTGGAGATGTATTACATGCAAAACAAGAAATTCCTGGAAAAAATGAATGATCTTCAGCCTTACATTTGCGGTTCTAAATTGCCTTCATGCCCTGATAAAGGTGAATATTGTCTGCGCTACAGTTCAGATTATAATTTTTGCTTATACTGCAGCCGTCACGGAACGATCTCTAAACCTTTAGCTGCTCCAGTTGAATCGTCACCGATCATTACATCAATAGCAGGAAGAAAAATCACTACTTCAGGAGATTCTTTAGATTTAGATGGTATCTTAAGCCTGATTCAGAATAAAGAAAGATTGGAAATCCCTGATTTGGATGGAAACACCCCTCTTTTAATCAGCATTGCCGCAGGTCTGAGTTCCATCACGAATGCCCTGTTATCAGCAGAAGTCTCTCTCTCAACCAAAAATAATTCCGGGGTCAGCGCAATTGGTGCGGCCCTTTCATTTCAGAATTTCGATTCCTTGTGTGCGCTGATTGATTACAATGCACTTATCACAGGTTATACAGAGGAAGTTATATACATGCTTTCAAAAAATGGCCTGATCAAACAGTTACAAATGCTTCTCGAAAATGGAATTTCTCCCAATCTGACCCTTCCATCTGATCGATCAAAACAGTATTGGAAAACAACAGTAAAAATATTAAACTATGAACATGTAAACTTGTTGCTGACTCCGAACATTGAATATGATTCAGTTCCTCCGATTTCAGCTGCTGCCAAAAACCTTCAAAAAGAAACCCTTCTTCTACTGTTGGACCATGGAGCTGATCCAAATTTTCCCGACATCACAGGTGCAACTCCACTTGATGTTGCTCTGAAATCCTTACGTAGCTTCAACAATGAGGATAACAGGAACACAGCGCTGGAAATTATCAGAATACTTTCGACTGTTGGTTCAACCATTAAAACTGTCGACAATTCCGTCTGGGGAAATGACCTAGACTATGCTTTGCGGTGCGCCCCTGAAGAGTGTTGTGAATATCTTTACAGTATCGGGGCCACTCCGAAAAGATTCAGAGGCAATGATCCCTCTGCGCTCATGGTAGTTGCAGAGAGAGGATTCTGCAAATTAGCTAAGTTTTTACTTGTTGATGAGCAGGTAGATAAAACTGATTTTTCGGGAAATACGGCCCTGCATCATTCTCTCTTCGAAGATTACAGCAGAAATAAAATCCAGATGCTCAATTTTCTGCTTGAAAGAGGCGCAGATATCAACAAAATAAATGCTGATGGTCTTACGCCTCTTATGTATGCTTCTAAACATTCTACTCTTGAAGTTATAGAATTCTTGATTAAAAAAGGATCTGCTGTAAATTCAACCGACAATGAGGGCAAAACAGCACTTTTTTATGCCTGTGAAAATTATAGAAATTATGGTCAAATCATTGATTTACTTGTGGCGAATGGAATAAGCAAGGAAGCCAGGGATAGAACGGGCAGAACTGCGTTGGGTTACATTAAGACTTATGAATCTTATCGTGATTCAGACAAAAGAAAGATCATGGATAAACTGAAGCAGGCGGGAGTGCCTGAGTGA
- a CDS encoding adenylate/guanylate cyclase domain-containing protein, with protein sequence MRDKLQAENGKLTFLFTDIEGSTRKWEQHPEAMKTALELHDSILSEEIKGSDGNVFKTVGDAFCATFKSPIHAARAAESFQKRLAGESWGETGEIRVRCAIHSGPAVERSGDYFGPTVNRVARILATGHGGQVLLSSTSAVSLESETDLISLGEHRLKDLEKPEQIYQLSSKGLKHDFPPLKSLNRFQHNLPVQHTSFIGRTEEKEKIRQLFSENCIVTLKGFGGCGKTRLALHSAAEMFDRFPDGIFFAELNTLNSKQEILDRLCEIFNLQIQKNVPELNQIIRHLKELKLLLIFDNCEHLIDAAAEVISSIAAGASAVRLMATSRESLRIDGECIVEILPLATASGQAESEPAESVLLFMDRFQKKKELIDRDQELIERICSKLDGIPLAIELAAGLTSSLPLSEIAARLDERFSLLKSGKRGAPLQHRTLRAAIDWSYDRLSDPEKMLLRMVSALKCEWVLESVERIACSAGSRSDEVLHLHSSLVEKSLILPLQDGRFHLLETVREYAKEKLLESGEMPFVFKCISEHYLALAETTSLRIFGDHRTAVKTFRAESCNFLAVADELDSHHDQSSAEQLARLILALYEYWHTTGMELEASARFKLALNKREQLPEQMLAELLMKRARNLNSLGLYEEGEKTSLESIAISEGKFPVLCAWAHLTAGVSYILRKDYVNAKKHYEISRPLFEASGDLIGLAGILGNLGGLFTETGELEPVEKLLLRSCEIYRQAGESRRLAFAIVNLGDLYLARNDLLKAEQKYREAIAQLEQNGWHGHLDIGYGQLGKLAELKGEHATALSCFITSLKSILHNQCPLICSEYLQKSAYSLLKLGRIYECGVLLGVAAAAEKSMFGTEIEPFVEKWLQSRGEKSDSIDGLRKGFDYGLGLRLKDVEGFLEKQQLIPATQT encoded by the coding sequence ATGAGGGATAAATTGCAGGCAGAGAACGGAAAATTAACCTTCCTGTTCACAGATATCGAAGGCAGCACCAGGAAATGGGAGCAGCATCCTGAGGCGATGAAGACTGCACTGGAACTGCACGACAGCATCCTCTCTGAAGAAATTAAAGGATCTGACGGCAATGTATTCAAAACAGTGGGCGACGCGTTCTGCGCCACCTTCAAATCACCAATTCATGCTGCCAGAGCGGCGGAATCGTTCCAGAAACGCCTCGCAGGCGAAAGCTGGGGTGAAACAGGTGAAATCCGTGTGCGCTGCGCAATCCATTCCGGCCCAGCAGTGGAGCGCAGCGGTGATTATTTCGGCCCGACCGTGAACAGGGTAGCCAGAATCCTTGCTACAGGGCACGGCGGCCAGGTGCTGCTCTCCTCTACTTCAGCTGTATCTCTTGAATCTGAAACAGATTTGATCAGCCTGGGTGAACACAGGCTGAAAGACCTGGAAAAACCCGAGCAAATCTATCAACTCAGTTCCAAAGGACTCAAGCATGATTTCCCGCCTCTGAAATCCCTGAACCGCTTCCAGCACAACCTGCCTGTGCAGCATACCAGCTTTATTGGCAGAACAGAGGAAAAAGAAAAAATCAGGCAGCTGTTCTCTGAAAACTGCATTGTCACCTTGAAAGGCTTCGGAGGATGCGGAAAGACCAGGCTGGCCTTGCACTCTGCGGCCGAGATGTTCGACCGGTTCCCTGATGGAATCTTTTTCGCGGAACTGAACACTCTGAACTCAAAACAGGAGATCCTGGACAGGCTCTGTGAAATATTCAACCTGCAGATCCAGAAAAATGTCCCTGAACTCAATCAGATCATCCGGCATCTGAAAGAACTCAAGCTGCTGCTGATTTTCGATAACTGCGAGCATCTGATCGATGCAGCAGCGGAAGTGATCAGCAGCATCGCAGCTGGTGCATCGGCTGTCAGACTGATGGCCACTTCCAGGGAAAGCCTTAGAATCGATGGCGAATGCATAGTGGAGATCCTGCCGCTGGCCACTGCATCCGGGCAGGCTGAGTCAGAACCTGCTGAGTCTGTGCTTCTTTTCATGGACAGGTTCCAGAAGAAGAAGGAACTCATTGACAGGGATCAGGAGCTGATCGAGCGGATCTGCAGTAAACTGGACGGAATACCTCTGGCGATCGAGCTGGCTGCAGGCCTGACTTCCTCGCTGCCTCTCAGTGAAATCGCAGCCAGGCTGGACGAGAGATTCTCACTTCTCAAATCCGGAAAAAGGGGCGCACCGCTTCAGCACAGGACATTGCGGGCAGCCATTGACTGGAGCTATGACCGGCTCAGCGATCCGGAAAAAATGCTGTTGCGGATGGTTTCAGCGCTTAAATGCGAATGGGTTCTGGAATCAGTGGAAAGAATCGCCTGCTCAGCTGGTTCCAGGAGTGATGAAGTGCTGCACCTGCATAGTTCGCTCGTGGAAAAATCCCTGATCCTTCCCCTGCAAGACGGCAGGTTCCATCTTCTGGAAACAGTCCGCGAGTATGCCAAGGAAAAACTTCTGGAGTCAGGCGAAATGCCCTTTGTCTTCAAGTGCATTTCCGAGCATTACCTCGCTCTGGCTGAAACGACTTCCCTACGCATTTTCGGTGATCATCGGACTGCAGTGAAGACCTTCCGTGCCGAATCCTGCAATTTTCTGGCTGTGGCGGATGAGCTGGATTCCCATCACGACCAGTCGTCGGCTGAACAACTGGCAAGGCTGATTCTGGCACTTTACGAATACTGGCATACCACAGGCATGGAGCTGGAAGCATCGGCAAGGTTCAAGCTGGCTCTTAATAAAAGGGAACAGCTGCCTGAACAGATGCTCGCTGAACTGCTGATGAAAAGAGCCAGGAATCTCAATTCCCTAGGGCTTTATGAAGAAGGGGAGAAAACTTCCCTGGAATCGATTGCAATTTCCGAGGGTAAGTTCCCAGTCCTGTGCGCCTGGGCCCATTTGACTGCCGGAGTATCTTACATCCTGAGAAAAGATTACGTTAATGCGAAGAAACATTATGAAATAAGCCGGCCTTTGTTTGAAGCATCAGGTGATCTGATCGGCCTGGCCGGGATACTCGGAAATCTTGGCGGGCTTTTTACAGAAACTGGCGAACTCGAACCAGTCGAAAAACTGCTTCTGCGGTCCTGCGAAATTTATCGCCAGGCTGGGGAGTCCAGACGGCTGGCTTTTGCAATCGTCAATCTCGGTGATCTGTATCTGGCCAGAAATGACCTGCTGAAAGCAGAGCAGAAATACAGGGAAGCCATCGCCCAGCTGGAACAGAACGGCTGGCATGGACATCTGGATATCGGTTATGGTCAGTTAGGGAAACTGGCTGAACTCAAGGGAGAGCATGCCACAGCCCTTTCCTGTTTCATCACGTCGCTGAAATCGATTCTGCATAACCAGTGCCCGCTGATCTGTTCGGAGTATCTCCAGAAATCGGCCTATTCCCTGCTCAAACTCGGCCGGATATATGAATGCGGAGTATTACTCGGAGTTGCCGCTGCAGCAGAAAAGAGCATGTTTGGAACAGAAATCGAACCATTCGTTGAAAAATGGCTGCAAAGCCGCGGCGAAAAATCCGATTCAATCGATGGCCTGAGGAAAGGCTTTGATTACGGCCTGGGATTAAGGCTGAAGGATGTAGAGGGATTTCTGGAAAAGCAGCAACTCATTCCAGCAACTCAGACTTAG
- a CDS encoding alpha/beta hydrolase translates to MKHFLLLFTISFILSCQAAIPDPQAYDSGLITVPEDYSTPAGRTIEVYWERLKCSGTSQGAVICINGGPGCTHDTFHNLDMTTASYKEDHLSKLREKFDVYYFDQRGNGESSKIDESSMGLSAEVLTLKCCDNLKNLEGVLEIYLQDIGETLPTIEQLNALAGNLKCPCRGNYSITGDAQTGYRLKCDKHNTVQNPVTVQPENIQPAKLACYGTPNICRDIEEIRKQVIKKDRIVVFGESYGGMVALSYATLFPGSVEKLIIHDSAASDDYYTSLPANCDDNIKLLDGTIHQGIRNNYLTSIKKFDSQEVELPDGVNLSSDEFLALVRGLTYSMEGHAMVAKIVDEIARNGSSETLNLILQLMGGGTRTDRALEQNENVYKITVAQEMQDDKAVESAAAQNGTLEIYTYRWLDKMSCQGIAAFRKQSGLNQFTGYNVTEKFSQLKMPVLVFVGKFDPITPQKYAEQISKGIGSNCELVLLEKSAHAGLIEQNDLVIPKIMSFLTGKELPAEVAELNTGYPEIKRSFTREDVARIYLENMRYGNSRQSDPGF, encoded by the coding sequence ATGAAGCATTTTCTTTTGCTTTTCACTATATCCTTCATTTTATCATGCCAGGCAGCGATTCCTGATCCACAAGCCTACGATTCCGGACTGATCACTGTGCCTGAAGATTATAGCACTCCTGCCGGCCGCACAATTGAAGTTTACTGGGAAAGGCTGAAGTGCTCAGGCACAAGTCAGGGGGCGGTCATCTGCATCAACGGCGGTCCCGGCTGTACACACGACACTTTTCACAATCTGGACATGACTACAGCATCTTACAAAGAAGATCATTTATCCAAACTGCGCGAAAAATTCGATGTTTATTATTTTGATCAGCGTGGTAACGGTGAATCCAGCAAAATCGATGAATCATCCATGGGTCTTTCTGCTGAAGTCCTGACCCTCAAATGCTGCGACAACCTGAAAAATCTGGAAGGTGTGCTGGAAATTTACCTGCAGGATATCGGGGAAACGCTTCCCACCATCGAGCAGCTGAACGCCCTGGCCGGCAACCTCAAATGCCCGTGCCGCGGGAATTATTCCATCACCGGCGATGCACAGACCGGATACAGGCTCAAATGCGACAAGCATAATACAGTGCAGAATCCTGTTACAGTGCAGCCTGAAAATATCCAGCCTGCCAAGCTTGCCTGCTACGGCACTCCGAACATCTGCCGCGACATCGAGGAAATCCGCAAACAGGTGATAAAAAAAGACAGGATCGTGGTTTTCGGCGAATCATACGGCGGCATGGTCGCTCTTTCTTATGCCACTTTGTTTCCGGGCAGCGTTGAAAAGCTGATCATCCACGATTCAGCTGCCAGTGACGACTATTACACCAGCCTGCCGGCCAACTGCGACGATAACATCAAGCTGCTGGACGGAACCATCCACCAGGGGATCAGAAATAACTACCTCACTTCAATCAAGAAATTCGACAGCCAGGAAGTGGAACTGCCTGATGGTGTCAATCTGAGCTCAGACGAATTCCTGGCTCTGGTCAGAGGTCTGACCTACAGCATGGAAGGCCATGCGATGGTAGCTAAGATAGTGGACGAAATCGCCAGGAACGGCTCGTCAGAGACTCTCAACCTGATCCTGCAGCTGATGGGAGGCGGTACGCGTACTGACCGGGCTCTGGAACAGAACGAGAATGTATACAAGATTACAGTCGCCCAGGAAATGCAGGATGACAAGGCTGTGGAAAGCGCAGCTGCCCAGAACGGCACATTGGAGATTTATACATACAGATGGCTGGACAAGATGAGCTGCCAGGGAATCGCGGCATTCAGAAAACAATCCGGGCTCAACCAGTTCACCGGCTATAATGTCACTGAAAAGTTCTCACAGTTGAAAATGCCTGTGCTTGTATTTGTAGGAAAATTCGACCCGATCACACCTCAGAAGTACGCGGAGCAGATCAGCAAAGGTATTGGTTCAAATTGCGAATTGGTGCTGCTGGAAAAAAGCGCACATGCCGGACTGATCGAGCAGAACGATCTGGTGATTCCGAAGATCATGTCATTCTTAACTGGTAAAGAGCTGCCTGCAGAAGTGGCGGAACTAAATACCGGTTATCCGGAAATCAAGCGGAGCTTCACCAGGGAAGATGTGGCAAGGATTTACCTGGAAAACATGAGATATGGCAACTCCCGGCAATCTGATCCAGGATTCTGA
- a CDS encoding RNA-binding protein produces the protein MKTPRLYVGNLPYSTTSEELTNLFSQHGTVKDVKVIEGKGFAFVEMNDTAEAEKAMAALNNQEINGRTLKIDEAKPQQPRTGGPSNRGPRRY, from the coding sequence ATGAAGACACCCAGACTGTACGTGGGAAATCTCCCCTATTCCACCACCTCGGAAGAGCTGACCAACCTCTTCTCTCAGCACGGCACTGTAAAAGACGTTAAAGTCATCGAAGGCAAAGGCTTTGCCTTTGTTGAAATGAACGATACGGCAGAAGCCGAAAAAGCCATGGCTGCCCTGAACAATCAGGAAATCAATGGCCGCACACTCAAGATCGACGAAGCCAAGCCTCAGCAGCCCCGCACCGGCGGACCCTCAAACAGAGGTCCGAGAAGGTATTAA
- a CDS encoding RNA-binding protein produces the protein MTTPRLYVGNLPYSTTTEDLNSMFSKHGTVKDVKVIEGKGFAFVEMNDIAEAEKAMTALNNQEINGRTLKIDEAKPQQPRTGGSYGGGNSNRTPRRY, from the coding sequence ATGACAACGCCCAGACTGTACGTAGGAAACCTTCCCTATTCCACAACGACCGAGGATCTTAACAGCATGTTTTCCAAGCATGGCACTGTGAAAGATGTGAAAGTCATTGAAGGCAAAGGATTCGCCTTTGTCGAAATGAATGATATTGCCGAGGCTGAAAAAGCCATGACAGCCCTGAATAATCAGGAAATCAACGGCCGCACACTCAAGATCGACGAAGCCAAGCCGCAGCAGCCCCGCACTGGCGGATCATACGGCGGCGGAAACTCCAACAGAACACCCCGCAGATACTAA
- a CDS encoding zinc ribbon domain-containing protein, with protein MPIFVFTCQKCHHDFEELLGMVSGEQKIKCPKCGSEDTRKSPASFTATKGKASCGTCGGGSCSHCH; from the coding sequence ATGCCGATTTTTGTTTTTACATGTCAAAAATGTCATCACGATTTTGAGGAGCTGCTTGGCATGGTATCAGGAGAGCAGAAAATCAAGTGCCCTAAATGCGGTTCCGAGGATACCAGAAAGTCCCCGGCTTCGTTTACTGCGACCAAAGGGAAAGCTTCCTGCGGAACTTGCGGCGGCGGGTCGTGCAGTCACTGCCATTAG